The genomic stretch CCCGGCTAACGCCGCCGATTTGGCAAGATTGCCACTGTTGACTCGAAACGAGGAGTGAACTCTCTGTGTCACCAATCCGCCTTGCGCAGTTTTGAAAATCCAAGGCGTTCCGTTAAGCGCCGTTAAACTGCTGATACAAGGGAGATGTTGCAAATCGGTGATGTGATACGGCAGAGGATGCGCTTGCAAGCGTTCGGGCGAGGCCACCACCACACTCGGCCAGCGCTTAACTTCCGTCGCTATCCAATTGCTATCGGCAAGCGGCCCACGCTGAAAACTCAGTACCACGTCAAACCCATCGAGGAGATCTTCTTTCGGGCTTAAGCTGGTATCACAGCACAATCCAATCGAAGGGTGCTGGCGACAAAAAGCGACCACCGCCTGAGCTAATGCAGGTGAATCGGGCATCAAGATCTTGAGCTGCCCCATCACTTCGTGGCTATGCTGCGTCACCTCTTCAAGAGCCTCATCCAAGCGTGCTAACAAAGCGTGGGTTCGCGCATAAAGTTGCTCTCCGGCATCGGTTGCCGCAATGCGGCGTGTGGTTCGGTCGAATAAACGCGTTGCCAATTTTTCTTCCAGTAAGGCAATGTGTCGGCTGACATTGGAAGTCGGCAAATTAAGGAACTCAGCGGCGCGCTTAAAGCTTTGGTTTTCATAGACACAATGAAAGCTTCTTAACCACAGCTGATCAATATGATTGAGCACTCAATAATCCCATAAAGTTGGATTGTTAAATCAATTTTTACCACTTTATTGCGATTTTAGGGTTAGTACAATCTTTCTGATTGATGATTCACTGAGTAAGGAGCGGCATGGGCTGGCTAGAAAGACTCTTCGACAAAAGAAAACTTATCGCAACACGTAAAGCGACCATCCCCGACGGAATATGGACTAAGTGCGACTCCTGCGATGAAATTCTTTATCGTTTAACCTTGCAGGCCAACTTGCAGGTGTGCCCAAAATG from Vibrio navarrensis encodes the following:
- a CDS encoding LysR family transcriptional regulator; translation: MLNHIDQLWLRSFHCVYENQSFKRAAEFLNLPTSNVSRHIALLEEKLATRLFDRTTRRIAATDAGEQLYARTHALLARLDEALEEVTQHSHEVMGQLKILMPDSPALAQAVVAFCRQHPSIGLCCDTSLSPKEDLLDGFDVVLSFQRGPLADSNWIATEVKRWPSVVVASPERLQAHPLPYHITDLQHLPCISSLTALNGTPWIFKTAQGGLVTQRVHSSFRVNSGNLAKSAALAGLGFAILPIDFCQEEIKAGHLEMVALEYQPDDLVLYAFYASRKHVARKIPMFIDHLRRQANEEMSV